The following are encoded together in the Ralstonia insidiosa genome:
- a CDS encoding inorganic phosphate transporter — translation MHTLQISLWVVVLLVGLAIVFDFMNGFHDAANSIATVVSTGVLKPQQAVAMAAACNVIAIFIFHLKVATTVGRDTIDPSIVDHYVIFGALVGAIAWNIITWYYGIPSSSSHALIGGLIGAAVAKSGTGSLVASGLLKTVAFILISPLLGFILGSILMVAVSWLFFRTPPSKVDRWFRRLQLLSASLYSLGHGGNDAQKTIGIIWMLLIAGGYASATAAEPPVWVIVCCYVAIGMGTLMGGWRIVRTMGQKITKLKPVGGFCAETGGALTLFLASALGVPVSTTHTITGAIVGVGSAQKASAVRWGVAGNIVWAWVLTIPASAFMAAIAWWIGRHVL, via the coding sequence ATGCATACGCTTCAGATCAGTCTTTGGGTGGTCGTCCTGCTGGTGGGATTGGCCATCGTGTTCGACTTCATGAACGGCTTTCACGATGCGGCCAACTCCATCGCTACGGTGGTGTCGACCGGCGTGCTCAAACCGCAGCAGGCAGTGGCGATGGCCGCCGCCTGCAACGTGATCGCCATTTTCATCTTCCATCTCAAGGTGGCAACCACGGTGGGGCGGGACACGATCGATCCGTCGATCGTCGACCACTACGTCATCTTCGGGGCGCTGGTGGGCGCCATCGCGTGGAACATCATCACGTGGTACTACGGCATTCCGTCTAGCTCATCGCACGCGTTGATCGGCGGTTTGATCGGCGCGGCGGTGGCCAAGTCCGGCACAGGCTCGCTGGTGGCGAGCGGTCTGCTCAAGACTGTTGCCTTCATCCTGATTTCGCCGCTGCTGGGCTTTATTCTCGGGTCGATCCTGATGGTGGCGGTGTCGTGGTTGTTCTTCCGAACGCCGCCATCCAAGGTGGACCGGTGGTTCCGGCGGCTGCAACTGCTGTCGGCGTCGCTCTATAGCCTGGGCCATGGCGGCAACGACGCGCAGAAGACCATCGGCATCATCTGGATGCTGCTGATCGCGGGTGGTTATGCGTCGGCCACGGCTGCAGAGCCGCCGGTGTGGGTCATCGTCTGCTGCTATGTGGCGATCGGCATGGGCACGCTGATGGGCGGCTGGCGCATCGTGCGCACCATGGGGCAGAAGATCACCAAGCTCAAGCCGGTGGGCGGTTTCTGCGCAGAAACTGGTGGTGCGCTGACGCTGTTCCTCGCGTCGGCCCTGGGGGTGCCTGTGTCGACCACGCACACGATCACCGGCGCCATCGTCGGTGTAGGCTCGGCGCAGAAGGCATCGGCCGTACGCTGGGGTGTCGCCGGCAATATCGTCTGGGCGTGGGTTTTGACGATTCCCGCTTCCGCGTTCATGGCGGCGATTGCTTGGTGGATCGGCCGGCACGTGCTGTAA
- a CDS encoding DUF47 domain-containing protein, translating into MFGRFMPTEGKFFEYFNQHAECAVKAAHALKELVNDLPNAEMHARNVQNFEKKADRITHDTIELLHKTFITPLDRDEIHKLITTMDDILDLMEDVSLTISLYDVTNVTDESRQLATICVSCCEEVRKAVALLSDMNNGRQILTIAQEIDRLESEADRVMRAAMAKLFRTENDIKLLIKLKAIYEQLESVTDRCEDVANIIEGIVLENA; encoded by the coding sequence ATGTTCGGTCGCTTCATGCCCACCGAAGGCAAGTTTTTCGAATACTTCAACCAGCACGCCGAGTGCGCCGTCAAGGCGGCCCATGCGCTCAAGGAGCTGGTCAATGACTTGCCCAATGCCGAAATGCATGCGCGCAACGTGCAAAACTTCGAGAAGAAGGCGGACCGCATCACGCATGACACGATCGAGCTGCTGCACAAGACCTTCATCACGCCGCTGGATCGCGACGAGATCCACAAGCTGATCACGACGATGGACGACATCCTCGACCTGATGGAGGACGTGTCGCTCACCATCTCGCTGTATGACGTGACCAACGTGACCGACGAATCGCGCCAGCTGGCCACCATCTGCGTGTCCTGCTGCGAGGAAGTCCGCAAGGCCGTGGCGTTGCTCAGCGACATGAACAATGGCCGCCAGATCCTGACCATTGCGCAGGAAATCGACCGCCTCGAATCGGAAGCCGACCGCGTGATGCGTGCCGCCATGGCAAAGCTGTTCCGCACTGAGAACGACATCAAGCTGTTGATCAAGCTCAAGGCCATCTACGAGCAACTGGAGAGCGTTACGGACCGTTGCGAGGATGTCGCCAACATCATCGAAGGCATCGTGCTCGAAAACGCCTGA
- a CDS encoding replicative DNA helicase: MNAPSDPQLDSLKVPPHSIEAEQSVLGGLLLDNAAWDRIADFINEGDFYRYDHRLIFHHIGKLISQAKPADVITVYEQLQVVGKAEEVGGLAYLNALAQNTPSAANIRRYAEIVRDRGVLRQLVTIADEISAGAFNPQGRDVRQLLDEAESKVFAIAEEGARGQKGFLEIQPLLTQVVERIDELYHRDNQSDITGVPTGFVDLDRMTSGMQGGDLIIVAGRPSMGKTAFSLNIGEHVAVEQGLPVAVFSMEMAGTQLAMRMLGSVGRLDQHRLRTGRLLDEDWPRLTHAIQKMNDAQLFIDETPALNPMELRARSRRLARQCGQLGLIVIDYLQLMSGSGNGENRATEISEISRSLKGLAKELNCPVIALSQLNRSLEQRPNKRPVMSDLRESGAIEQDADVILFIYRDQVYNPDSPDKGTAEIIIGKQRNGPIGTVRLTFLGEYTKFDNFTGGNAFFDNDT, translated from the coding sequence ATGAACGCGCCCTCCGATCCCCAGCTCGATTCCCTCAAGGTGCCCCCACATTCCATCGAGGCCGAACAATCGGTGCTCGGCGGGCTGCTGCTGGACAACGCTGCCTGGGATCGTATTGCCGACTTCATCAACGAAGGCGATTTTTATCGCTACGACCACCGGCTGATTTTCCATCACATCGGCAAGTTGATCTCACAGGCCAAGCCGGCTGACGTGATCACCGTGTATGAGCAATTGCAGGTCGTCGGCAAGGCGGAAGAGGTGGGTGGCCTGGCCTACCTGAACGCGCTGGCGCAGAACACGCCGAGCGCGGCCAACATCCGACGCTATGCCGAGATCGTTCGTGACCGTGGTGTGCTGCGCCAACTGGTGACGATTGCCGACGAAATCTCTGCCGGCGCCTTCAACCCGCAGGGCCGCGATGTGCGCCAACTGTTGGATGAAGCCGAATCCAAGGTGTTCGCGATCGCCGAAGAGGGCGCGCGCGGGCAGAAGGGTTTCCTGGAAATCCAACCGCTGCTGACGCAGGTGGTCGAGCGGATCGACGAGCTGTATCACCGCGACAACCAGAGCGACATCACGGGCGTGCCGACGGGTTTCGTCGACCTTGACCGCATGACCAGCGGTATGCAGGGCGGGGATCTGATCATCGTGGCCGGCCGTCCGTCGATGGGTAAGACGGCGTTCTCGCTCAACATCGGTGAACACGTGGCCGTGGAGCAGGGGCTGCCAGTAGCAGTGTTCTCGATGGAAATGGCGGGCACGCAGCTCGCCATGCGTATGTTGGGTTCGGTCGGTCGGCTGGATCAGCACCGACTGCGTACGGGGCGTCTGCTCGATGAGGATTGGCCGCGCCTGACGCACGCCATCCAGAAGATGAATGACGCACAGCTCTTCATCGACGAAACACCCGCGCTGAATCCGATGGAACTGCGTGCACGCTCGCGCCGTCTGGCGCGGCAGTGCGGGCAGCTCGGCCTGATCGTCATCGACTACTTGCAGCTGATGTCAGGCTCAGGCAACGGCGAGAACCGTGCGACCGAAATCTCGGAAATCTCGCGTTCGCTGAAGGGCTTGGCGAAGGAACTCAACTGCCCAGTGATCGCGCTGTCGCAGTTGAACCGAAGCCTGGAACAGCGCCCGAACAAGCGCCCCGTGATGTCGGACTTGCGGGAATCCGGCGCTATCGAACAGGATGCCGACGTGATCCTGTTCATCTATCGCGATCAGGTCTATAACCCGGATTCACCAGACAAGGGTACGGCCGAAATCATCATCGGTAAGCAGCGTAACGGGCCGATTGGTACGGTTCGTCTCACGTTCCTGGGTGAATACACGAAGTTCGATAACTTCACCGGTGGCAATGCTTTCTTCGACAACGATACGTAA
- the rplI gene encoding 50S ribosomal protein L9, which yields MQVILLEKVINLGNLGDVVRVKDGYARNFLIPQKQARRATASAIKEFEARRAELEKLAAEKLAAAQAEGEKLNGLTLQLSQKAGVDGRLFGSVTNHDIADALVAQGFKVEKAQVRLPNGPLKTTGDHPVVVSLHTDVAVDVNVSVQGETV from the coding sequence ATGCAAGTCATTCTGCTGGAAAAAGTCATCAACCTGGGTAACCTGGGCGACGTGGTGCGTGTGAAGGACGGTTACGCCCGTAACTTCCTGATCCCGCAAAAGCAAGCACGCCGTGCTACGGCTTCGGCAATCAAAGAATTCGAAGCACGCCGCGCTGAGCTGGAAAAGCTGGCCGCTGAGAAGCTGGCTGCTGCACAAGCCGAAGGCGAGAAGCTGAACGGCCTGACGCTGCAACTGTCGCAAAAGGCAGGTGTGGACGGTCGCCTGTTCGGTTCCGTTACCAACCACGACATCGCTGACGCACTGGTTGCACAAGGCTTCAAGGTCGAGAAGGCGCAAGTGCGTCTGCCGAACGGCCCGCTGAAGACCACGGGCGATCACCCGGTCGTCGTGTCGCTGCACACCGATGTGGCAGTCGACGTGAACGTGTCGGTGCAAGGCGAGACCGTCTAA